Below is a window of Entelurus aequoreus isolate RoL-2023_Sb linkage group LG07, RoL_Eaeq_v1.1, whole genome shotgun sequence DNA.
aggcactgcaggctccagtccagacagagatgcagttggtcagtaggctctctatagtgcctctgtagaatgtggtgagaatggggggagggagctgtgcttttTTCATCTgaagcaaaaagtgcatgcgctgctgagatcttgttacaagagctccggtgtgtagggaccaggttatattgtcagttatctgcacccccaggaacttggtgctgcttactatctccactgctgtgccgttgatgaagagtggagcgtggctggactggtgcttcctgaagtcgacgatctccttggtcttgtcgacgttcaggaccaggttgttggttctgcaccagtcaaccagatgtttcaacctccctgtagtccatgtcattgttgtcacggatgaggcccactactgtcgtgtacttcacaatgtggttaatagtggacctggcgcagcagtcacaGAGAATACACTTttcctttccatccatccatccgttttcttccgcttatccgaggtggggtcgcaggggcagcagcctaagcagggaagcccagacttccctctccccagccacttcgtccagatcctcccgggggatcccgaggcgttcccaggccagctgggatacACAATCTTCCCAACATGTcatgggtcttccctgtggcctcctgccggtcggacatgccctaaacacctccctagggaggcgttcggcatcctgaccagatgcccgaaccacctcatctggctcctctccatgtccCCCATGACAGAgttctatctctaagggagagacccgccacctggcggaggaaactcaattcggccacttgtacccatgatcttgtccttcggtcataacccaaaatattattttgtttgAATCCCTTAGTTATAAAAGACAACGTCACAAAAGTTAATATATTAGAcatttactgttgttgtttttgtctctctgtctaatgcccctcttgtccccacaattcccccctctgtcttcctttttttctctttctatcccctcctgctccggcccggctgcaccaaatgataatataaatacatttaataaagtcaaaatacaaataaggcaacaagagaagtatcctacacttctcttttgtaaagtaaatctgaacagccgatatgggcatctacatctacatctacatctactatatgatcatctacatctactatatgatcatctacatctactatatgatcatctacatctactatatgatcatctacatctactatatgatcatctacatctactatatgatcatctacatctactatatgatcatctacatctactatatgagcatctacatctactatatgatcatctacatctactatatgatcatctacatctactatatgatcatctacatctactatatgatcatctacatctactatatgatcatcgacatctactatatgatcatctacatctactatatgatcatctacatctactatatgatttgcatgagaagctgggcagggcataaaaaaaaaaagaaaggaattTGTTTTCATGTTGGAATGTTTTCTGTAAGAAGTGACAGAACCTGCAGGGTGGCATAATGCcagcatgtacatatatataagaaGGCTCCTTGACGCCCTCAGCATCAAACATCACACCTGCAAAGGTAAAACCACACAACTTTACATCCTACTTTTAGAAGTCTGTTTCATTTCTAACATGTCAGTATTTGTCTACCATTGCACAGATGGCGTTTACTTCTCGTGCGTTCTTCCTCCTTTGTGGGATCATTGGACTGACTGGAGTTGTAAGTCCAAATCTCACCTGCTGACTTCAACAACACCCGCTTCATCGAGTCTTTCATTGATCGCTGTCTTCATCATTGTCAACCATGTCTTCTTGTCCTCTCCACAGTGGTCTTTGTCTTTCCAGGACAACACAGGTTGGCAGCTGTGACTTCATGAGTTTTCTAATTCATTTTTTCAAATTCACATTTTATCcgtttcagttaaaaaaattgttgacctaaaaaaacaaatgtgttgcAGATGAATGTTGTCCTAAGGGCTGGACTcagttgaataaacgttgtttcaTCTACAAGGAGGAAGGAAGGACCTTTTCAGATGCAGAGGTATGGAAGGACTTCACTCAGTAGTTAGGATGTAGTTCTAAACCAGTTTGTCTTCTGTTGGTTTTTGTCATTTTAGAGCGTCTGCAACCTTCTTGGTGGGAATCTGGCCTCCATCCTAAGCGCTCTGGAATATGCGGTTGTGTTGGAAGTGATTAAGTTAACGGATGACCCCATTGTTGACACCTGGATTGGACTCCATCAGGCGGTAGAGGTGTGACACTTTTACCAATACACATCGTACATCGGCGATCACACAAAGCGActatgattgtcctcctgttggtgggtcTGGTCATCTGTGGGTCCTCAGGTGGCTGTAGAGGCCAATCCGTGATTCACAGACTCTATTGCAGAGAGGGCATATGTACGTGGTTGTCGTGGTAGTGGTGGGGATTGTGGTGGTGGTCTGAGGAGCTGTTTTGGTAGTGGATCTCTCCTTTCTTTGTTGCTTCTTGGTTTCCGTGGCACGGTGGAGGTCCTTTTCTAATCGTGCTGTGCCTTCATGGACCATCCTGCTCCACAAATCCCTCTTTGTGGGCAGCCTCCTCTCAGGTGTTGAGGTTGAAGCGGCATTTCCTCAGGTGGGTTTTGAGGTTGTCTTTATACCGCTTCTTCTGCCCCCCTCGGGTGCGTTGTCCTTCCGTCAGTTGTCCGTACAACATCTGTTTCGGAAGGCGACTGTCTGGCATGCGTATTACATGGCCTGTCCATTGAGTACAACAATCATACAAAATCTACATTTGATATTTAATCACACAGAAAATGTAAGTGTCCTCCAATATTTCAATACTTGCATCAACTTCAATGAAAACtgaattgttttattgtttttatttagccCAGCATCCACAATCCTTACATGAGACAGGAACCAGTCTTTCCCTCATCACCACTTAGTACCAGCCAGCTAACAATGCAGTTCATTGGAATTCATCTAGGGATGATATATATcacagcctcctgcgataaccaCATGTATCACCAAATATTGATACGTATATGAAAATAGATCAGAAGACATTTCGCCTTTCACCCAAGTAggcgtcatcagttcatgctcaaaaactgatattggtcagatctagtcttatacttagattggtcagatctagtcttaggcttagattggtcagatctagtcttatacttagattggtcacatctagtctagcggctgatgtcaatacctcagtaggcgtcatcagttcatggtcatagacttagattggtcagatctagtcttatacttagattggtcagatctagtcttaggcttagattggtcagatctagtcttatacttagattggtcacatctagtctggcGGCTGGTGTCAATACCTTCAGGCGTCATCAGTtcatggtcttagacttagattggtcagatgtagctctgaccaatctaagtctttgagcatgaactgatgaagtctactcggaaTGAGAGACTCCTAACGTAAATGTAAGGTAACATAGTAGAAATGATCTGGATCAGCTCCAAAATCTAAGCAGTTGTTCCCCtttccatttctgacatttcatgAGAGTTCCGTGAAAATCTGACCATAGCTTCTTGAGTTACTATCTAACCGACAGACAAACTAATCCTTGTGATGACACAACCTCCTGGCGGagacaatactttttttaatttttattttattttatttttattttgtatttttttatgtcctgtccagcttctcaggcaaatcatatagtagatgtagatgcccatatcggctgttcagatttactttacaaaagagaagtgtaggatacttctcttgttgccttatttgtatttgactttattaaatgtatttattttatcatttgatgcagccgggccggagcaggaggggatagaaagagaaaaaaaggaagacaatagAGGAGATACTGAATAACAAAACAAAGTAATCAGCGCAATAATTCAGTCTAGAAGTTAAAATAACCAGAATTATTAAGATGTATGACAATGGTGTCATCGTTTTATGATGCTAACAATAAAACCAACATAATAATCACCAAATATTCCAAAGAATTAAGAATCCGCACACACGCCACAAAAATAAATGATCTTGTGACAAACACAAAAGAGCACTGATTTAACTTCTGGTGTCCCTCaattaaacgttttttttttttttgtctttcagaCGGACACCTTTCTCTGGACTGACGGCTCAGACTTTAAGTTTGAGGCTTTTAGCGAAGTCGTCAATGCAGGAGATTGTGCTGAGATTGAAACTGATGGTAAATATATACAATGACTATGACCTGTGATGGAGTTATTAGTATCTAGTCATAGTAACTATTTGCTTCATTTGATGTACTTCTACACCTTTTCTTAGACTGGATTAACAATATGTGGGGAAATTGCAGACAGATCTGCATCATTTGCTTCAATAATCGGCAGCAGATTATCTGCAATCACACGCTTCTGTTTTCTTACAGATGAACTCTGGGATCTGGACGACTGTACTGACATAAACCCCTACGTTTGTGTCAGAGACACTGAGTGCAAACACTGATCAGTCTTCCTTGACGATGCCTTTTCCACCACCTTGATGACTCTTCTGCAGGACGACCCAACTTTAATGATATCTATGTATTCATTAGTATATTACACAGTCTGATCACTTTCTAATTGATTGCTGACAAACACGCAAGTTGATGGTGCGTTGTGTCACATTTCGGAACGTTGTCACACAATCGGGGATTTTATTCAATGTTACTCTTTTCAATCTGAGGGGCAAATTAAGTATATTGACCGCGGAGGCAGGGAAAATGTGCATAGGCTGCTGGTGGGGTGTccataaacacaaataaaataataaatccaACGTCTTTGTGGGGACAATGTCATTCATTTGCCAAACGTGTGGTTTTGCCTGTGTTTCTTTTTGTTTCCCAGGAactgtgtacagatccttgcaacatggggctgtgCATTCTCATGCTGCAACGGGTGATGGTCTCggatgaatggcacaacaatggctcctcaggatctcgtcacggtatctctgtgcattcaaaatgccatcgttgtccataacatatgcCTGCTCATACCATAACCccgcccccaccatgggccactccattCACAACGTTGGCATCAGCAAACCGTTCTCCCACACAACGCTgactgccatctgccctgaacagtgaaaacctggGATtgatccgtgaagagaacacctctccatcgTGCCAGACGCCAATGTGTTCATTTGTCCACTCAAGTCGGTTTTGacaacaaactgcagtcaggtggagcatgtagatgagcttccctgagacggtttctcacagtttgtgcagaaatgatTTGGCTATGCAaatcaattgttgcagcagctgcccgggtggctggtctcagacgatcatggaggtgcaccttctggatgtggaggtcgtgggctggtgtggttacacgtggtctgcggttgtgagaccggttggatgtactgccaaatttttGTGGGGGcgaggcggtcttcccgtccggctgTGGGGAGTCTCTGGATCTATGGATCATctatatatgatttgcctgagtggctggacaggacaaaaacataattaaataaataaagttgagtGTTGGTGGtacaataccgtaatttccggactataagccgctactttttcccctcgttctggtccctgcggcttatacaacggtgcggcttatttacggcctgttcttctccgacaccgacgaagaggatttcggtggttttagtacgcaggaggaagacgatgacacaatgattaaagactgacttttcatataccggtaggctggttattttgataacgtacaggcgagcactttgtatgacTTTGCACCgtcgtattatttgtactctgcacgaatgctgttcgccatgtcaaagatgtgaaagtttgattgaatgattgaaagatttattgttaataaatgggtcaaaatagtcatctctgtcccgacaatcccctccgtggtagcaggaacccctatatactacgctaattacacatcaaaaccctgcggcttatagtcgggtgcggcttatatatggagcagtctgtattttcccctaaatttagctggtgcagcttatagtcaggtgcggcttatagtccggatatTACGGTAAATACTCGTGTTTTCTAATTAATGAATAGTtgtgtaattaatcgtgattataatatcaatcaaaaataatcGTGATAATTATTTTTGCCACAATGGTATGACATTTACAAAAACTCTGGCTGAgcaagaggtgtgtgtgtgtgtgtgtgtgtgtgtgtgtgtgtgtgtgtgtgtgtgtgtgtgtgtgtgtgtgtgtgggtgtgtgcttttcctatacaaaacaaatacaatcacTATAAAAATCCACTCAAAGTGACCACAATGcaataaaatacacacacaagCCTGCCACAGGGCTGATGAAATATATGTATGACTTACAGTAGCTGCgtacacatacatgcacacaaaTTAAACATAAGTATTGTAATgattaataaaatgtatatagcATCACAAAAGTAATTCTAAACTGGAAATTGGTGCTCGCAGACACGCTTATCCACCAAAAGTCTTTTGGTTCCTTGAACCTCTAGTTCCAGGAACTATAGGTCCCTGTAGAAATGTGTGGTTTGCGTTTCCACCGCATTTTACAGTCCAGGTAGTttgtacaaatcaggctgatgacgcaTGGAGGAGCCGTATACTATATttatacactgataccatgtcaaTAAATATTAGCTCAGAGTTCTTTTACTAAAAACGAGGTAAATGAAAtgcaaagcaataatatacaaaacaatatgatttaaaaaatatatagtttacctaattgttcataaaaagtcaggattttgtccgcaatgtccaaaAGTCAGAAAGTCATCCTCtcataaatgatgaattcatgagagtCAAGTGATTCATTTTGGTCCATTTtaactgtaaataacaatatataattaataaatgtcagtgtttatctgtaaataacaatatataaatagtaaatgtcagtgtttatcagtaaataacaatatataaataataaatgtcagtgtttatctgtaaataacaatatatacataataaatgtcagtgtttatctgtaaataacaatatataaatagtaaatgtcagtgtttatctgtaaataacaatatataaataaaaaatgtcagtgtttatctgtaaataacaatatataaataataaatgtcagtgtttatctgtaaataacaatatatacataataaatgtcagtgtttatctgtaaataacaatatataaatagtaaatgtcagtgtttatctgtaaataacaatatataaataatgaatgtcagtgtttatctgtaaataacaatatataaatagtaaatgtcagtgtttatctgtaaataacaatatatacaaaatacatgtcaatgtttatctgtaaattacaataaataaatagttgtcaatgtttatttgtaaataacaatatataaatagtaaatgtcggtgtttatctgtaaataacgatatataaatagtaaatgtcagtatttatctgtaaataacaatatataaataataaatgtcagggtttatcagtaaataacaatatataaataataaatgtcagtgtttatctctaaataacaatatataaaaaatacatgtcaatgtttatctgtaaataacaatatataaataataaatgtcagtgtttatcagtaaataacaatatatacataataaatgtcagtgtttatcagtaaataacaatatataaataataaatgtcagtgtttatcagtaaataacaatatataaataataaatgtcagtgtttatcagtaaataacaatatatacataataaatgtcagtgtttatctctaaataacaatatataaaaaatacatgtcAAAACTATCAAACAAAAAGCGACTGCCACCCAAAGGTCATCGTGAAAAAAATGTCACTTAGCAATACGATGTATTTACGATGTAAAGAAAATGTCGGTATTTTGGTCATCATCCAAATTTTAACAAGCCATGCAGTAAGCCTACGAACCTTGTTGCATATAGTGGCAGTAAAAGCCAGACTCTAGGATTTGTTGACCTATGCTTCCATTTTGGGGCCAAATGCTATACCTTACTCTTCATTGTCAATTAGAATGTACTGCCAGTGCCTGGTCTTAATGCTTTGTCACGGATGGGACTTGTTTCTCTCGCCAAAGAAGTCCACCAGGGGAATCGCTCTACAGTTCAAGACAGCAAATCAAAAGTGAATATTGTGACATCTTCTCAGGTGAGCTCGGAAAGCTAACTGTCCCGTATTCAATGACACCGGACCCAGAGGTGTCGCAATGAAAGACCAAGTCAAACCTGAAATAGACAGAATGCAAGAATTAGGTGTCATCACACCGATCTCGCAGCCCAAAGACTGGCTGTCTTGTATGGTCGTTACCAACAAAAAGGCATAACAGAAATCAGGATCTGCATCAACCCCGAACACAGCTCTGAAAAGACCGCATCACCCTGTCTGCACAGTTTTCTTAGTCCTTCATGTGAAGAACTCATTCAGGCAAATCTCCCTGGACCCCAAATCCTCAATGCTGACAACTTTCAGCCCTTGTTTTGGTCGCTACGGGTTCATGCCGATGCCATTTAGAATCAGCTCTGCCAGAGAGGTTTTTCAGTGCTCCATGGAGCAGATCTTTGCTCGATACTCATGTGTAATCATGGTTATGGTgtcagtttatttccaacatgcatagAGTTACAATATAATACATCACATAGTTCCAGTTTTacattacagcatgtccaaaaaggagtaggaggaagaAGATCCTATTTAATCCTTCCCCGTTTCGTATCACATGAGTTTTTACCCCAAATCCTAATGAAGAAGTCTCACATATACAAAAGAGACATCTTTCTTAACCTACTCACATTAAGGAGTTTACCTTATGATGCCATATTTGGATCCCTAGTGCATTTTTTCATGATGCCTTgtgtgggcatacttgccaaccctcacgaatttcagtgcctctcccaaaaatctcccgggacaaccattctccggaatttctcccgatttccgcgCCCCCcctcccatctcccgaattcggaggtctcaaggttggcaagtatgtgtgtgGGTACTATTACTTCTCTGATGTATggaagtgttaccatatctgtatTTCTTATCAGttccttgtttttgttttgcttttggtCTTTTTTCTGCCTTGCTGGGTGCTTTCCTTTTTCTACGGCCCATCTTGGATACTGGCAGCTTGTGAGAACATGTTGgatgtgtttttttcctcctgTTTGTCATTTTCATCCGTTATGTTAGTCTGGTTGTAAAGTGTCCTGACTGCAGAGAGTTTGtgtacagtgggatgttctgatGTCCAGAGAAGATACTGGTCTGTAGGCGTGGCTTTTCTGTTCTTTGAATGTTGCCATCTTATTTGTGGTGTAACGCTTCCAAAGTAATGGTTGGTATTGCAGGAGTGCACTTTGAATGGCTTTTTCCTCCAGATCCTCCATGAAGAAATTGCTGATCACAGCAGACAACGGGTCTCTCGTTGCAAAACCTTCCTTCCGTCTATAAAACaatccgcccacaaaacggcgcatcctgaagagactgtcagaaagtgagttgaagatgatgtgtaaaacatcatctatgcaacattttgaccatcacatgttatgtagaccacaaggaagtcttttacatttagaaaataatcataataatatgactcctttaatgtgcctatacgtatatgaaaaaagatcaaaaatagagcattcatcggcagtgtgcctgataatccggtgcgccctatggtccggaaaatacggtatatttcagAAGCACTAGTACCGTTTTtatttcattagtaccgcggtactttattattactggtataccgtacaaccctagtatggacTTATTTTTTGTTCTTCAAGTGTGGTAGAGATCAAATATAATTttccttcaataaaataaaaaaaaaagtataacgttgagttgtttttttcatttttcattttctgTAAATACTGCTCTTGTCCACAAAAGATTCATACAATTTGATAGCGACtacgatagggacaagcggtagaaaatgaatgggtaGTAGCAAATACTACAGTTCAAGACTAGAGGACACATGTTATGTGAAACGATTTACTCTCCTGCAGGGTTTCTTAAGCATAGTCCTAGGGCCCATTGTTGGTCCGTGAGCGCCACCTGGTGGGCCGCCAAAAAAATCTGTTTCCCAGCTGTGGTCCGTTTTGGCCACAGCGGTACTCGGTTGcaatacaccatacttgccaaccttgagacctccaatatcgggaggtgtgggggggggcGGCGGCATGGTCGgggggcggggtggggggggggggggcgtggttggggcgtgggtaagggtgtggttaagaggagagtatatttacagctagaattcaccaaatcaaggatttcatatatatatatatatatatatataatatatatatatatatatgtatgaaatacttgactttcagtgaattctacctatatatatatttttttaaatttaattttattttattatacatataaataaaagacatacttgaatttcagtgttctgcaggctatccagtaggtggcagtattttcctgtttaagagtgtcacaacattgctgtttatgtcagacgaactgctttacggtagactaaacgtgacgtgtgttgttgtgtgttgttaccgcgctgggaggacgttaatgaaactgcctaacaataaacccacttaagaaaccaagaactctctctccttgttgtgcactctactctctaatagccgtagatgttatgacgtcattgggcaggcaagctgctgggaaagcggccGTGAGAACgcctgtccccactcaggtccacattgagctggagggggcgtggcctccagctccggctgaataccgggagtttgtcgggagaaaatctctggcgggaggttgtcgggagaggcgctgaataccgggattctcccgctaaaaacgggagggttggcaagtatggcaataCACCTTTGCACCagctgtggcagtaatgaccatgtcagacaaacagaagaagtcttgtGCtagagtcatagagaagtttcttaagcgcaaaaattatgatcaAAGTGCTTAAGCTGGATTTCCATTTGCATTTTGATTTTACTGACAGTTTTTTAaagaactatatatatattattatttagttaTCACTTATTTAGCAATAGcagtgtaattgtatgtacatttatttgtcATCAGTTTTGATGAATCTCTTTTGCaaaatatttgattagtatttctttttgcaagcagcctgacctaagccttgataataatctttgtgattaacacatggtttcatatcatttgacaaggtttacggTGTTAAGCTGTAAGTAGGTTGGATTTAATGATTAAATATGATAAGATTCCTGGTATTTGCGCGGACCCCAGTGTAGTGGAGCGCTACTTATACCGTTGTTCTTCCTTTGACTGATCAATATGCTCCCCAAGTTTGAACAAGCATGCTGAAACAGCAAATACTAGACAACGATACATTTATGATGCAGACAGGTTTCTTTATTTAGTAGAGGGATGATCTTTGAGGTTCCAAAAATGTAGATATAATTGACAATGACAAGTGAAGAGTATGAAAGAAGACACAAAGAAGACTTGATAGTGAACCCAGAGATACCAAGACACCACTTAAGTTTAACGTTGTCTAAGAATATTCATTGTGATTAAGGCCAGACCTTGGGTCAGAGGGCTGATTAGCGGCCACCACAGCAGTTTGTATCTAAGATACAAACAAATGGCATTGGGAAGGAGCAATCCTTAACGAACCAACCACCTGGAAAAAAcaaaaggttttagaatgacattACACTTAATCGCACGTAAATTGGATTCACTGGTTGTACTTATACCTGCTGCATAAATCACCACACAGGCACCTTGATCACTCGGCTGTCCTTTGGGGAAATTATCATACCCAAAGCTTGCGCCATCAGTCCATTGAAAGACTCCGTTCTAGAAGACAGTCACATTTGAATGAGTCAGATAGCAAACTAACACAACATAATACATCTCGACTATGTTATGCATTAATAACGTGATACGACATCATAAAAGCTGATTGAAGAGATACTTCAGTCTGAGCTAGGAATGTGGAGTCAAAAGTCAGGTGGTCATTTCATTTTCAATTCTTCTGAACAGAAAAGTGGTTTTC
It encodes the following:
- the LOC133654419 gene encoding galactose-specific lectin nattectin-like; this encodes MAFTSRAFFLLCGIIGLTGVWSLSFQDNTDECCPKGWTQLNKRCFIYKEEGRTFSDAESVCNLLGGNLASILSALEYAVVLEVIKLTDDPIVDTWIGLHQAVETDTFLWTDGSDFKFEAFSEVVNAGDCAEIETDDELWDLDDCTDINPYVCVRDTECKH